In the Acropora muricata isolate sample 2 chromosome 10, ASM3666990v1, whole genome shotgun sequence genome, one interval contains:
- the LOC136887692 gene encoding phenylalanine--tRNA ligase, mitochondrial-like, producing the protein MSLSGRTRKLSIIFNKHVQRGLVVAACLHNNTNVQSDHLHVLGKAYLRDDMTNITPNILSKLGRNLHLGKNHPLSILRTKIQDHVYADYRTRWGGPMFTMVDYLSPVVTVEQNFDSLLVPKDHVSRAKNENYYLNSEYLLRAHTSAHQRDLIKTGLDAFLVTGDVYRRDEIDMCHYPVFHQMEGVRLFSQHELFAQYEEPMEIFDKSKTKTPEKQAVYTLEAMKLVEFNLKQMLVRIVEHLCGEGVGMRWVDAYFPFTHPSWELEVQFEGEWLELLGCGVMEHNILVNGGAEHKIGWAFGIGLERLAMKLFNIPDIRLFWSEDPRFLSQFEANTISEFKPFSKYPPTYKDVAFWVPEDFSPNNLFDVVRGSAGDIVEKVELKDKFTHPKTQQESHCYRITYRSMDKTFTDAEINSIQDKVRKEVQETLQVELR; encoded by the exons ATGTCTCTCTCTGGAAGGACACGCAAATTGTCCATAATTTTCAACAAGCATGTTCAGCGTGGATTAGTAGTTGCTGCATGCCTGCACAACAATACAAATGTACAAAGCGACCACTTACACGTACTGGGAAAAGCTTACCTTCGAGATGACATGACCAATATTACTCCGAACATTCTGTCTAAACTTGGAAGGAACCTTCACCTCGGCAAAAATCATCCCTTAAGCATTTTGAGAACAAAGATCCAGGATCACGTGTACGCCGACTACAGGACTCGCTGGGGAGGACCTATGTTCACGATGGTCGATTACCTGTCCCCAGTGGTGACAGTCGAACAAAACTTTGATAGTTTGTTGGTTCCAAAAGATCACGTGAGTCGGGCGAAGAACGAGAACTATTACTTGAATTCGGAGTATTTGCTTCGCGCTCACACCTCGGCGCATCAGAGAGACTTGATTAAGACAGGATTGGATGCATTTCTGGTAACTGGTGATGTTTACAGAAGAGATGAAATTGACATGTGTCATTACCCTGTCTTTCATCAGATGGAGGGTGTTAGGCTGTTTTCACAGCATGAATTATTTGCACAATATGAG GAACCAATGGAGATTTTTGACAAGAGCAAAACCAAGACACCTGAGAAGCAGGCTGTGTATACACTGGAAGCTATGAAGCTTGTTGAGTTTAACCTCAAGCAAATGTTGGTCAGGATCGTGGAGCACCTATGTGGGGAAGGGGTGGGGATGAGATGGGTTGATGCATACTTTCCATTCACCCACCCCTCCTGGGAACTGGAGGTGCAGTTTGAGGGTGAATGGTTGGAGCTTCTGGGTTGTGGAGTCATGGAGCATAATATTCTTGTCAATG GTGGTGCTGAACACAAGATTGGCTGGGCATTTGGAATTGGCTTGGAGCGTCTTGCTATGAAACTTTTCAATATTCCTGACATCAGGCTGTTTTGGAGTGAAGATCCAAGGTTTCTATCACAGTTTGAAGCGAACACAATTTCAGAATTCAAACCATTTAGTAAGTATCCACCCACATACAAGGATGTGGCATTTTGGGTCCCTGAGGATTTCTCGCCAAACAACCTGTTTGATGTGGTGCGTGGATCAGCTGGTGACATTGTGGAAAAG GTGGAACTTAAAGATAAATTTACTCATCccaaaacacaacaagaaagccATTGTTACCGAATAACGTACAGGTCCATGGACAAGACATTCACTGATGCAGAAATTAACAGCATTCAGGATAAAGTGAGGAAAGAAGTACAGGAAACACTGCAAGTAGAACTAAGATAA
- the LOC136887690 gene encoding polyunsaturated fatty acid 5-lipoxygenase-like isoform X2, with product MIWWKFSPVFVLSFSLSFGVRTRAKDSQPIPAPEKGPNVCAFRKTKTQFVLRRNATTTAKIINVDCGVQSFPGLKCKEERNETKIHWYPVRKVIHYNNYDCCPGWIAYQAKAGCKRAPCKVAIPQKFPAHCQESRNKDLQEKRAVYKLGHEMNLPFPLSAINLSLLINLTLADPFSKPWLMLYSYMLKLNRELIKTYPKINMKKFSKISDYEQVYHFFMKQQQENPTLRSFFRFPSQEEPFKSVINNSTWREDRVFVEQRLAGLNPMSLEKVTEGSVGVKWSELRKRLNMKFNWDLAVSKSLARNIKLEDAIKDGSIFVSQFPLFDNLPTVYPEIVTKTMPNRKMWSSMSPIALFVSHQGKNRAPAQLKPVAIQLDYTNDSPVRTADDGDMWLLAKESFQVTDYAYLEMVEHLLRTHLMMEPFCVCFLRHLSKWHPIHQLMKYHCRGLIITNKIGFPKLVRENGYMHQLFAIGNTGAIALLIRAYQSLTWADTDFRGKNKARGINDRSKLPYFPYRDDGELIYKAMEDLVNEYVNFYYTADQDVLLDQEMQSFATEISAELRGFPREIKTRLELKDIITRLIWTSTAQHTAVNYPIAAYGAYTPNMPTKLYDDDRVPHDAFNLYRFPNGVLPAVQAGVAMSLGSLRLDRLFDYGTQLQDQAGSVIVTKHYNRLHSVIKPLLDKRNKARLREGYLTYPYLSPAWIPNSICT from the exons atgattTGGTGGAAATTTTCACCTGTGTTCGTCCTAAGTTTTTCATTAAGTTTTGGCGTTCGTACAAG AGCGAAAGACTCGCAACCAATACCTGCTCCCGAAAAGGGACCTAACGTCTGCGCGTTTCGGAAAACGAAAACTCAGTTTGTTTTGCGAAGAAATGCAACGacaactgcgaagatcataaaTGTTGATTGCGGAGTACAGTCATTCCCCGGACTAAAATGCAAGGAAGAAAG AAACGAGACGAAGATTCACTGGTATCCTGTCCGCAAAGTCATTCACTACAACAACTACGACTGTTGTCCAGGATGGATTGCTTACCAAGCAAAGGCTGGGTGCAAGC GTGCTCCATGCAAAGTAGCCATTCCTCAAAAATTCCCAGCACACTGCCAGGAGAGCAGAAACAAAGACCTTCAAGAGAAGCGCGCGGTCTATAAACTTGGCCACGAGATGAATCTTCCCTTCCCGTTGAGTGCCATCAACTTGAGTCTGTTAATCAATCTCACTTTGGCGGACCCTTTCTCCAAACCCTGGTTGATGTTGTACTCATACATGCTAAAGTTAAACCGCGAACTTATCAAGACTTATCCGAAGATTAACATGAAGAAATTTTCGAAGATTTCAGACTATGAACAAGTTTATCATTTCTTCATGAAGCAGCAACAGGAAAATCCCACG CTTCGTTCATTCTTCCGCTTTCCTTCCCAAGAGGAACCTTTCAAAAGCGTCATAAACAATTCAACCTGGCGTGAGGACCGCGTATTTGTTGAACAGCGGTTGGCTGGCCTCAATCCCATGTCACTTGAGAAAGTTACTGAAG GTTCTGTTGGTGTCAAATGGTCTGAACTCCGTAAACGCTTAAATATGAAGTTCAACTGGGATCTGGCTGTCAGTAAATCACTGGCGAGGAACATTAAACTGGAGGACGCCATCAAAGACGGTTCCATCTTTGTTTCCCAGTTCCCGCTCTTCGACAACCTTCCCACAGTTTACCCAGAGATTGTTACCAAAACTATGCCTAATCGCAAAATGTGGTCGTCGATGTCCCCTATTGCTCTATTTGTGTCGCACCAAGGAAAGAATCGGGCGCCCGCGCAGTTGAAACCGGTTGCAATTCAGCTTGATTATACCAATG ACTCTCCAGTTCGCACCGCTGATGATGGTGATATGTGGCTTTTGGCAAAGGAAAGCTTCCAAGTAACGGATTACGCTTACTTAGAAATGGTGGAACATCTACTACGGACGCATCTCATGATGGAACCATTTTGTGTGTGCTTTCTAAGGCATCTATCAAAGTGGCACCCAATACATCAACTAATGAAGTACCACTGCAG AGGCTTGATAATCACAAACAAGATTGGTTTTCCGAAACTGGTTAGGGAAAACGGGTACATGCATCAGTTATTTGCTATTGGCAACACTGGTGCAATTGCGCTGTTGATTCGAGCTTACCAGAGCTTGACTTGGGCTGATACCGACTTCAGAGGCAAAAACAAG GCTCGTGGAATCAATGATCGCTCCAAGTTGCCTTATTTTCCGTATAGAGATGATGGAGAACTCATCTACAAAGCAATGGAAGACCTAGTGAATGAATATGTAAACTT CTACTACACAGCTGATCAGGATGTTCTGCTGGACCAAGAAATGCAAAGCTTCGCCACTGAGATATCTGCTGAG ctccgCGGTTTTCCACGAGAAATCAAAACCAGGTTGGAATTGAAAGACATCATAACTCGCCTCATATGGACTTCAACGGCACAGCATACAGCAGTCAATTATCCGATCGCGGCTTACGGAGCATACACGCCTAACATGCCCACGAAGCTTTACGATGACGACAGAGTGCCACACGATGCGTTCAATCTTTATCGATTCCCGAACGGAGTCTTGCCAGCA GTTCAAGCTGGAGTAGCTATGAGTCTGGGATCCCTACGGCTTGACCGACTTTTCGACTACGGAACTCAACTTCAAGATCAAGCAGGGAGCGTCATAGTTACAAAGCACTACAACAGACTCCACTCTGTGATTAAACCCCTCCTGGACAAGAGGAACAAGGCGCGTCTTCGGGAGGGGTACCTGACCTATCCGTATTTGAGTCCTGCCTGGATACCTAACAGCATTTGCACTTAG
- the LOC136887690 gene encoding polyunsaturated fatty acid 5-lipoxygenase-like isoform X1, giving the protein MIWWKFSPVFVLSFSLSFGVRTRAKDSQPIPAPEKGPNVCAFRKTKTQFVLRRNATTTAKIINVDCGVQSFPGLKCKEERNETKIHWYPVRKVIHYNNYDCCPGWIAYQAKAGCKRAPCKVAIPQKFPAHCQESRNKDLQEKRAVYKLGHEMNLPFPLSAINLSLLINLTLADPFSKPWLMLYSYMLKLNRELIKTYPKINMKKFSKISDYEQVYHFFMKQQQENPTLRSFFRFPSQEEPFKSVINNSTWREDRVFVEQRLAGLNPMSLEKVTEGKGSVGVKWSELRKRLNMKFNWDLAVSKSLARNIKLEDAIKDGSIFVSQFPLFDNLPTVYPEIVTKTMPNRKMWSSMSPIALFVSHQGKNRAPAQLKPVAIQLDYTNDSPVRTADDGDMWLLAKESFQVTDYAYLEMVEHLLRTHLMMEPFCVCFLRHLSKWHPIHQLMKYHCRGLIITNKIGFPKLVRENGYMHQLFAIGNTGAIALLIRAYQSLTWADTDFRGKNKARGINDRSKLPYFPYRDDGELIYKAMEDLVNEYVNFYYTADQDVLLDQEMQSFATEISAELRGFPREIKTRLELKDIITRLIWTSTAQHTAVNYPIAAYGAYTPNMPTKLYDDDRVPHDAFNLYRFPNGVLPAVQAGVAMSLGSLRLDRLFDYGTQLQDQAGSVIVTKHYNRLHSVIKPLLDKRNKARLREGYLTYPYLSPAWIPNSICT; this is encoded by the exons atgattTGGTGGAAATTTTCACCTGTGTTCGTCCTAAGTTTTTCATTAAGTTTTGGCGTTCGTACAAG AGCGAAAGACTCGCAACCAATACCTGCTCCCGAAAAGGGACCTAACGTCTGCGCGTTTCGGAAAACGAAAACTCAGTTTGTTTTGCGAAGAAATGCAACGacaactgcgaagatcataaaTGTTGATTGCGGAGTACAGTCATTCCCCGGACTAAAATGCAAGGAAGAAAG AAACGAGACGAAGATTCACTGGTATCCTGTCCGCAAAGTCATTCACTACAACAACTACGACTGTTGTCCAGGATGGATTGCTTACCAAGCAAAGGCTGGGTGCAAGC GTGCTCCATGCAAAGTAGCCATTCCTCAAAAATTCCCAGCACACTGCCAGGAGAGCAGAAACAAAGACCTTCAAGAGAAGCGCGCGGTCTATAAACTTGGCCACGAGATGAATCTTCCCTTCCCGTTGAGTGCCATCAACTTGAGTCTGTTAATCAATCTCACTTTGGCGGACCCTTTCTCCAAACCCTGGTTGATGTTGTACTCATACATGCTAAAGTTAAACCGCGAACTTATCAAGACTTATCCGAAGATTAACATGAAGAAATTTTCGAAGATTTCAGACTATGAACAAGTTTATCATTTCTTCATGAAGCAGCAACAGGAAAATCCCACG CTTCGTTCATTCTTCCGCTTTCCTTCCCAAGAGGAACCTTTCAAAAGCGTCATAAACAATTCAACCTGGCGTGAGGACCGCGTATTTGTTGAACAGCGGTTGGCTGGCCTCAATCCCATGTCACTTGAGAAAGTTACTGAAGGTAAAG GTTCTGTTGGTGTCAAATGGTCTGAACTCCGTAAACGCTTAAATATGAAGTTCAACTGGGATCTGGCTGTCAGTAAATCACTGGCGAGGAACATTAAACTGGAGGACGCCATCAAAGACGGTTCCATCTTTGTTTCCCAGTTCCCGCTCTTCGACAACCTTCCCACAGTTTACCCAGAGATTGTTACCAAAACTATGCCTAATCGCAAAATGTGGTCGTCGATGTCCCCTATTGCTCTATTTGTGTCGCACCAAGGAAAGAATCGGGCGCCCGCGCAGTTGAAACCGGTTGCAATTCAGCTTGATTATACCAATG ACTCTCCAGTTCGCACCGCTGATGATGGTGATATGTGGCTTTTGGCAAAGGAAAGCTTCCAAGTAACGGATTACGCTTACTTAGAAATGGTGGAACATCTACTACGGACGCATCTCATGATGGAACCATTTTGTGTGTGCTTTCTAAGGCATCTATCAAAGTGGCACCCAATACATCAACTAATGAAGTACCACTGCAG AGGCTTGATAATCACAAACAAGATTGGTTTTCCGAAACTGGTTAGGGAAAACGGGTACATGCATCAGTTATTTGCTATTGGCAACACTGGTGCAATTGCGCTGTTGATTCGAGCTTACCAGAGCTTGACTTGGGCTGATACCGACTTCAGAGGCAAAAACAAG GCTCGTGGAATCAATGATCGCTCCAAGTTGCCTTATTTTCCGTATAGAGATGATGGAGAACTCATCTACAAAGCAATGGAAGACCTAGTGAATGAATATGTAAACTT CTACTACACAGCTGATCAGGATGTTCTGCTGGACCAAGAAATGCAAAGCTTCGCCACTGAGATATCTGCTGAG ctccgCGGTTTTCCACGAGAAATCAAAACCAGGTTGGAATTGAAAGACATCATAACTCGCCTCATATGGACTTCAACGGCACAGCATACAGCAGTCAATTATCCGATCGCGGCTTACGGAGCATACACGCCTAACATGCCCACGAAGCTTTACGATGACGACAGAGTGCCACACGATGCGTTCAATCTTTATCGATTCCCGAACGGAGTCTTGCCAGCA GTTCAAGCTGGAGTAGCTATGAGTCTGGGATCCCTACGGCTTGACCGACTTTTCGACTACGGAACTCAACTTCAAGATCAAGCAGGGAGCGTCATAGTTACAAAGCACTACAACAGACTCCACTCTGTGATTAAACCCCTCCTGGACAAGAGGAACAAGGCGCGTCTTCGGGAGGGGTACCTGACCTATCCGTATTTGAGTCCTGCCTGGATACCTAACAGCATTTGCACTTAG